The Gallus gallus isolate bGalGal1 chromosome 3, bGalGal1.mat.broiler.GRCg7b, whole genome shotgun sequence genome window below encodes:
- the ZBTB24 gene encoding zinc finger and BTB domain-containing protein 24 isoform X1 yields MAEMSPDPSEKLVVIHSKTHKHTILASFEEQRKKDFLCDITLIVENVQFRAHKALLAASSEYFSMMFVDEGEIGQSIYVLEGMVADAFGALLEFIYTGYVHATEKSSEQILATAQLLKVNDLLRAYNEYQAGRSPGDTLPITTNGSTSVALTAGDKKSEELPKRKRGRPRKIHIVQEEKPGANFAEDVQLRENNSMQNKQNSMKKDTAADGIVISEQDLARKDAEETEPAGGSEAATALSAEKDENCDPRSEGMQSAQSRYSKRRLRRSIRLKDYKLLGEEDEKGLAKRTDGKRKRAGSEARCKDCGKVFKYNHFLAIHQRSHTGERPYKCSECGKGFSQKHSLQVHERMHTGERPYTCTVCNKALTTKHSLLEHMSLHTGQKAFTCDQCGKYFSQKRQLKSHYRVHTGRSLPECNQCHRKFMDAAQLKKHLRTHTGEKPFTCEICGKSFTAKSSLQTHIRIHRGEKPYSCGICGKSFSDSSAKRRHCILHTGKKPFSCPECSLQFARLDNLKSHLKIHSKEKQFQEASTAPSTNTNSEEVRNILQLQQYQLATSGGQEIQLLVADAVHNINFMPSHNQGISIVTAESAPNMATGQAANLTLLAQPPQQLQNLLLSAQQEQVEQIQNINVMANQIETAQPEQMHVITLSKEALEHLHAHQGQNEEIHLAGSSHPD; encoded by the exons ATGGCAGAAATGTCTCCGGACCCTTCAGAGAAACTGGTCGTCATCCACTCCAAAACTCACAAACATACCATTCTAGCTAGCTTtgaagaacaaaggaagaaagatttcCTTTGTGACATTACTCTAATAGTGGAGAATGTGCAATTCAGAGCCCATAAAGCTCTGCTCGCTGCCAGCAGTGAATACTTTTCAATGATGTTTGTAGATGAGGGCGAAATAGGGCAGTCAATTTACGTGCTGGAAGGAATGGTTGCTGACGCCTTTGGAGCGCTGCTAGAGTTTATTTACACGGGTTACGTCCATGCCACTGAGAAAAGCTCTGAACAGATTCTAGCTACTGCACAGCTCCTGAAGGTGAACGACTTGCTGAGGGCCTACAATGAGTACCAGGCCGGCCGCAGCCCTGGGGACACGTTGCCAATCACTACCAACGGCAGCACCTCTGTAGCACTTACTGCAGGCGACAAGAAAAGCGAAGAGCTGCCCAAGCGAAAACGAGGGCGACCGAGGAAGATCCATATTGTCCAAGAGGAAAAACCAGGAGCAAATTTTGCTGAAGACGTGCAGCTGAGGGAGAATAACTCCAtgcaaaataagcaaaattCTATGAAAAAAGACACGGCAGCAGACGGAATAGTTATCAGCGAACAGGATTTAGCAAggaaagatgcagaagaaacagaaccCGCTGGTGGATCAGAAGCTGCCACTGCTCTGTCGGCTGAGAAAGATGAGAATTGTGATCCCAGGTCAGAAGGAATGCAGAGCGCTCAGAGCCGTTACAGCAAACGTAGGCTAAGGAGGTCCATCAGACTAAAAGATTATAAACTTCTCGGTGAAGAGGACGAAAAAGGACTGGCGAAGAGAactgatggaaaaagaaaacgtGCAGGTTCTGAAGCTCGCTGTAAAGACTGTGGCAAAGTGTTTAAATATAATCACTTTTTAGCTATTCATCAGAGAAGTCATACAG GAGAGCGCCCTTACAAGTGCAGTGAATGTGGCAAAGGCTTTTCCCAGAAGCACTCTCTTCAGGTCCATGAGCGGATGCACACGGGAGAGCGGCCATACACGTGCACTGTCTGCAACAAGGCTCTGACAACAAAGCATTCTCTTCTGGAGCACATGAGCCTACATACAG GGCAAAAGGCTTTTACGTGTGATCAGTGTGGGAAATACTTCAGCCAAAAGAGACAGCTCAAGAGCCATTATCGAGTACACACAG GCCGTTCATTGCCGGAATGTAACCAGTGTCATCGCAAATTCATGGATGCAGCTCAGTTAAAGAAACATCTAAGGACACATACAG GTGAAAAGCCTTTCACTTGTGAAATTTGTGGCAAGTCATTCACAGCTAAAAGTTCTCTTCAGACTCACATTAGAATTCACAG GGGAGAAAAGCCGTATTCTTGTGGGATATGTGGCAAATCTTTCTCTGATTCCAGTGCTAAGAGAAGACACTGTATCCTACACACAGgcaaaaagcctttttcttGCCCAGAATGTAGTTTGCAGTTTGCTCGTCTGGACAACCTGAAGTCTCACTTGAAAATTCATAGCAAGGAGAAGCAGTTTCAAgaagccagcactgctccaagCACCAACACTAATTCAGAGGAAGTGAGAAATattcttcagctgcagcagtatCAACTTGCCACCTCTGGAGGGCAGGAAATTCAACTGCTGGTTGCAGATGCAGTGCATAACATAAACTTCATGCCTAGTCATAATCAAGGCATTAGTATCGTTACTGCAGAGAGTGCCCCAAATATGGCAACGGGGCAGGCTGCTAACCTCACGCTGCTTGCTCAGCCACCACAGCAGTTGCAAAACTTGTTGCTTTCAGCTCAGCAGGAGCAAGTGGAACAAATCCAAAACATCAATGTGATGGCAAACCAAATAGAGACTGCTCAGCCTGAACAAATGCACGTCATCACCCTTTCCAAGGAAGCACTAGAACATCTCCATGCTCATCAAGGGCAAAATGAAGAAATCCATTTAGCAGGATCTTCCCATCCAGATTAG
- the ZBTB24 gene encoding zinc finger and BTB domain-containing protein 24 isoform X2 gives MAEMSPDPSEKLVVIHSKTHKHTILASFEEQRKKDFLCDITLIVENVQFRAHKALLAASSEYFSMMFVDEGEIGQSIYVLEGMVADAFGALLEFIYTGYVHATEKSSEQILATAQLLKVNDLLRAYNEYQAGRSPGDTLPITTNGSTSVALTAGDKKSEELPKRKRGRPRKIHIVQEEKPGANFAEDVQLRENNSMQNKQNSMKKDTAADGIVISEQDLARKDAEETEPAGGSEAATALSAEKDENCDPRSEGMQSAQSRYSKRRLRRSIRLKDYKLLGEEDEKGLAKRTDGKRKRAGSEARCKDCGKVFKYNHFLAIHQRSHTGERPYKCSECGKGFSQKHSLQVHERMHTGERPYTCTVCNKALTTKHSLLEHMSLHTGQKAFTCDQCGKYFSQKRQLKSHYRVHTGQCFNKDH, from the exons ATGGCAGAAATGTCTCCGGACCCTTCAGAGAAACTGGTCGTCATCCACTCCAAAACTCACAAACATACCATTCTAGCTAGCTTtgaagaacaaaggaagaaagatttcCTTTGTGACATTACTCTAATAGTGGAGAATGTGCAATTCAGAGCCCATAAAGCTCTGCTCGCTGCCAGCAGTGAATACTTTTCAATGATGTTTGTAGATGAGGGCGAAATAGGGCAGTCAATTTACGTGCTGGAAGGAATGGTTGCTGACGCCTTTGGAGCGCTGCTAGAGTTTATTTACACGGGTTACGTCCATGCCACTGAGAAAAGCTCTGAACAGATTCTAGCTACTGCACAGCTCCTGAAGGTGAACGACTTGCTGAGGGCCTACAATGAGTACCAGGCCGGCCGCAGCCCTGGGGACACGTTGCCAATCACTACCAACGGCAGCACCTCTGTAGCACTTACTGCAGGCGACAAGAAAAGCGAAGAGCTGCCCAAGCGAAAACGAGGGCGACCGAGGAAGATCCATATTGTCCAAGAGGAAAAACCAGGAGCAAATTTTGCTGAAGACGTGCAGCTGAGGGAGAATAACTCCAtgcaaaataagcaaaattCTATGAAAAAAGACACGGCAGCAGACGGAATAGTTATCAGCGAACAGGATTTAGCAAggaaagatgcagaagaaacagaaccCGCTGGTGGATCAGAAGCTGCCACTGCTCTGTCGGCTGAGAAAGATGAGAATTGTGATCCCAGGTCAGAAGGAATGCAGAGCGCTCAGAGCCGTTACAGCAAACGTAGGCTAAGGAGGTCCATCAGACTAAAAGATTATAAACTTCTCGGTGAAGAGGACGAAAAAGGACTGGCGAAGAGAactgatggaaaaagaaaacgtGCAGGTTCTGAAGCTCGCTGTAAAGACTGTGGCAAAGTGTTTAAATATAATCACTTTTTAGCTATTCATCAGAGAAGTCATACAG GAGAGCGCCCTTACAAGTGCAGTGAATGTGGCAAAGGCTTTTCCCAGAAGCACTCTCTTCAGGTCCATGAGCGGATGCACACGGGAGAGCGGCCATACACGTGCACTGTCTGCAACAAGGCTCTGACAACAAAGCATTCTCTTCTGGAGCACATGAGCCTACATACAG GGCAAAAGGCTTTTACGTGTGATCAGTGTGGGAAATACTTCAGCCAAAAGAGACAGCTCAAGAGCCATTATCGAGTACACACAG GACAGTGCTTTAACAAAGATCACTGA